The sequence CACACGTGAACTCCGACGACAGCACCTGCTCCGAGCAGCTGGAATCAGTGTGAAGCTTCGGCAGAGAATCTGATGAATCGAAGTATATAAAGTCACTGTAAACCTGCGACGGCCTTGTCGAGATCGGCAACGGCAGAATCTCTGGCTTCACGTCCACCTCGCTCGCCGGCGGCGACATTCCGACATTCATTTTTCGACTATTCAATTGGTTCTTCTCCATCGTACCCTTCTTATTGTATATTCGGCATAAAACCCAATCGTCTAGCtgtcaacaaaaaaaaagaaacaaccGTTGGATCAGTCAAAAAATCAAATCACAATGGTCGAAAAAATCTCAATCTAAAATCACACTCACTTCACTCTCTTGATAGGCGATaagaacaaataataattttctaTAATAACAAAGTTAAATACAGTACTAATTAATTCGGTTCATTTACCCACCCTTAAGCTATTGTTCTTGTTACGAGCAGATCGATCAACATGAGCAAGCCGATATTCGTGCATAATCCAATTCGTCTTTTCTCCTTTTGGAGCTTTGCCTGCGTAAAATACCAGAGCTTTCTTAATTCCGACAGGCTTCGGATGACCAATCGGCTTATCTGCACCCGTCGCCTTCCAATATCCATTTCCCGCAGCTCGATTCGGCCGTGAACCGTTCGGATATTTCCGATCTCGCGGTGAAAAGAAATACCACTCTTTCTCCCCGTATAACGCCAAACCTAAaaccacaaaaagaaaaaaacatgaataaaataaaaagcaCTCAAAAAGTTTCAGCTTTGGGAAAATAAAATTCTTCGTTATTACAGAATGAATCATTTGCAGGAAATACCTGGAAGATCCCATGGGTCGTACTTGTACAGGTCAATTTCAGCAATAATCGGGACAGCAATCGGCTGCGACGCACATTTTCGACATAGGTAGTGCATCACAAGCTCTTCATCAGTCGGATGGAATCGGAATCCAGGAGGCAATTGCAATTCCACCGCTGCCATTCTTTTACAATGATTTTGACTTGCTGTAtttgtgtatttatttttcttttgattgaTAAATGGAGTGTGTAGATACTGATTACAGCGAGAGGCGCTCTGAAAGTTGAAACTTAGAACACTAGAGGGAGAAGGGAATATATAGGAGGAGAGAAGGACACGTGGCTAGAGAAGGCGGCGGGTTCTAGAATAAACGTGTGTGATATACTGgggaaaaaaagtaaaataaatataaaaataaagaaggaagaCACGTGTCGTCAAGTTAAGCGTGGGTGTAGAGCTATGGATAACCAATATGGGGTGAGTTTGCTGGGATTTTGTCACTGCTTACGCATTGAGATTTGGATGGAAGCGTTAGAAGAGAAGGTACGTGGAAATAGTGTTAAGGGGAGGGAGTAAAAAGCTTAGTGAGGTGGAGGTACATTCAGGGATTGACTTGACCAAGTTATCACTTTTAGGATGACAAAA is a genomic window of Nicotiana tabacum cultivar K326 chromosome 16, ASM71507v2, whole genome shotgun sequence containing:
- the LOC107823371 gene encoding NAC domain-containing protein 2 isoform X2 yields the protein MAAVELQLPPGFRFHPTDEELVMHYLCRKCASQPIAVPIIAEIDLYKYDPWDLPGLALYGEKEWYFFSPRDRKYPNGSRPNRAAGNGYWKATGADKPIGHPKPVGIKKALVFYAGKAPKGEKTNWIMHEYRLAHVDRSARNKNNSLRLDDWVLCRIYNKKGTMEKNQLNSRKMNVGMSPPASEVDVKPEILPLPISTRPSQVLSSEFTCEREVQSEPKLSDWEKTALDLQFNYMDAIPDVGDNGLLGSQFQGCYEMSPLQDIFMYLQKPF
- the LOC107823371 gene encoding NAC domain-containing protein 2 isoform X1 encodes the protein MAAVELQLPPGFRFHPTDEELVMHYLCRKCASQPIAVPIIAEIDLYKYDPWDLPGLALYGEKEWYFFSPRDRKYPNGSRPNRAAGNGYWKATGADKPIGHPKPVGIKKALVFYAGKAPKGEKTNWIMHEYRLAHVDRSARNKNNSLRLDDWVLCRIYNKKGTMEKNQLNSRKMNVGMSPPASEVDVKPEILPLPISTRPSQVYSDFIYFDSSDSLPKLHTDSSCSEQVLSSEFTCEREVQSEPKLSDWEKTALDLQFNYMDAIPDVGDNGLLGSQFQGCYEMSPLQDIFMYLQKPF